One Heptranchias perlo isolate sHepPer1 unplaced genomic scaffold, sHepPer1.hap1 HAP1_SCAFFOLD_372, whole genome shotgun sequence genomic window carries:
- the LOC137311621 gene encoding rab GDP dissociation inhibitor alpha-like encodes MARGRDWNVDLIPKFLMANDLMGMFEKRRFRKFLVFVAAFDENDPKTFQGVDPVATTMRDVYKKFDLGQDVIDFTGHALALYRTDEYLDQPCLETVNRIKLYSESLARYGKSPYLYPLYGLGELPQGFARLSAIYGGTYMLNKPVEELVLENGRVVGVRSEGEVARCKQLICDPSYVAERVQRAGQVIRVICILSHPIRNTNDANSCQIIIPQNQVNRKSDIYVCLISYAHNVAAQGKYIAIVSTTVETGEPEKEIEPALELLEPIDQKFVAISDLYEPIEDGTESQVFISRSYDATTHFETTCNDIKDIYKRMTGTGFDFENMKRKQNDVFGEDEQ; translated from the exons ATCTGATGGGCATGTTTGAGAAACGCCGCTTCCGCAAGTTCTTGGTGTTTGTCGCTGCCTTTGACGAGAACGATCCCAAGACCTTTCAGGGCGTGGATCCCGTCGCCACGACGATGAGGGACGTCTATAAGAAATTTGACCTGGGGCAGGATGTGATCGACTTCACTGGTCACGCACTGGCTCTCTACAGAACAGATGA GTATCTCGACCAGCCATGCCTGGAAACAGTCAATCGCATCAAGCTGTACAGTGAGTCACTGGCACGGTATGGGAAGAGCCCGTACCTCTATCCCCTCTACGGACTCGGGGAGCTGCCGCAGGGGTTTGCCAG GCTGAGTGCGATCTACGGAGGTACTTATATGTTAAATAAACCGGTGGAGGAGCTGGTCCTTGAGAACGGGCGAGTGGTCGGCGTGAGGTCTGAGGGAGAG GTGGCTCGCTGCAAGCAGCTGATCTGCGATCCCAGCTACGTGGCGGAACGCGTGCAGAGAGCGGGCCAGGTGATCAGGGTCATCTGCATCCTGAGCCACCCGATCAGGAACACCAACGACGCCAACTCTTGTCAGATCATCATCCCACAGAACCAGGTCAACAGGAAGTCAG ATATATATGTCTGCCTGATCTCCTACGCGCACAATGTGGCGGCCCAGGGCAAGTACATCGCCATCGTGAGTACTACGGTAGAAACAGGCGAGCCTGAGAAAGAGATCGAGCCTGCACTCGAGCTTCTGGAGCCCATCGACCAaaa GTTTGTTGCTATTAGCGACCTGTACGAGCCAATCGAAGACGGAACAGAGAGCCAG gtctTCATCTCTCGGTCTTACGACGCCACCACACACTTCGAGACGACGTGCAACGATATCAAGGACATCTACAAGCGCATGACCGGCACGGGTTTCGACTTCGAGAACATGAAGCGCAAACAGAATGACGTCTTTGGCGAGGACGAACAGTAA